The genome window AACTTCCCTCATCAACCAGCTCGATAAGCGGGGGCAGACAATTGACCTGGCGGTGATTGATGAAGCCCACCTGCTCCTTTCCAAGGCCGACCATTACAATAACTTTTACCACGATAACCAGCTGGTGGAGATTATCAAACGGGCCAAGGTGGTTGTGCTTGTCTTTGATCAGTACCAGGTGCTCCGGATGAAGAGCCTCTGGACTCCTGAACGCCTCCGGGCCATTACCGACCAGTACCCGCACCGGGAATACCAGCTTCAGCGGATGTTTCGGATGACGGCGAGTCCGGAATTAGTGCAGTGGTTTAACCACTTTACGAGTGACTACCGCCTGGAAGCTCTGCCGGAAAACGCACGCCACCATTATGACTTCCGGGTTTATGATGACGCGGAAGCAATGCGGCAGGCGATCGTCCGCCGCAATCAGGAAGTCGGCTTGTCCCGAATCCTGTCAACCTCTGGCTACCCGTCAACCCTAGATGGCGGTAAACACTATATTTGTGAGGGACGCTTTAAGATGCCCTGGGATCAATATAATTACACAGTGACACCCTGGGCCGAACTTCCCCAAACGATTGACGAAGTCGGGTCAATTTACACCTGTCAAGGCTTTGATCTCAATTACACCGGCATTATTATCGGGCCACCAATCAGTCAAGTGCCAGGCAGTCGCCGCTTACAGGTCAACCTGGACAAGTATACAGACAGCGAGGCATTCAAAAAGCGGGCCGA of Limosilactobacillus oris contains these proteins:
- a CDS encoding DUF2075 domain-containing protein encodes the protein MGETTNAAVEKLSPLKKLTPEQEKLVEDILAFAGQHITGAFPAVYTIYGDAGTGKSVVLSQLFDRLQRAARHDHASPFYGTTNYFLVNHPEILKVYREIAGTRPELFKKDFARPTSLINQLDKRGQTIDLAVIDEAHLLLSKADHYNNFYHDNQLVEIIKRAKVVVLVFDQYQVLRMKSLWTPERLRAITDQYPHREYQLQRMFRMTASPELVQWFNHFTSDYRLEALPENARHHYDFRVYDDAEAMRQAIVRRNQEVGLSRILSTSGYPSTLDGGKHYICEGRFKMPWDQYNYTVTPWAELPQTIDEVGSIYTCQGFDLNYTGIIIGPPISQVPGSRRLQVNLDKYTDSEAFKKRADLTDPTMITKLEKRMIMNSLNVLFKRGVYGTYIYAHDPLLRQTLRQLFAQAGLTIPQEY